In a genomic window of Streptomyces koelreuteriae:
- a CDS encoding AAA family ATPase, with the protein MSGQEQTVPNDWWIFHGTGSAPAVPPDLPVPPPWRSFRGEPARPVPAADPQAALRRLGPGDVTPQLGKDEIDVVNTALLLRRPLLITGPPGVGKSTLAYLISRELGLGRVLEWNIVSRTTLREGLYAHDAMGRAQAIAAWRAGLRHAASLEPDDIDPATDVNTALQQNPRQLPPFLGDFITLGPLGTALLPYDRPRVLLVDELDKSDIDLPNDLLHVLENGSYEVPELVRDAEDSARVHTSDPGGRAEVRDGRIECREFPVVVITSNGEREFPAAFRRRCLPLEMRTPTREQLLAMVEGHLGTRPQGTEDLVDLFVQRVQAGGTHSLDQLLNAVQMTTAGGFQADGDGRKLVEMLLRDLAKGR; encoded by the coding sequence ATGAGCGGGCAGGAGCAGACGGTCCCGAACGACTGGTGGATCTTCCACGGCACGGGCAGCGCCCCCGCCGTCCCGCCCGATCTGCCCGTGCCGCCGCCCTGGCGCAGCTTCCGGGGCGAACCGGCCCGGCCCGTACCGGCGGCCGACCCCCAGGCCGCGCTGCGCCGCCTGGGCCCCGGTGACGTCACTCCGCAGCTGGGCAAGGACGAGATCGACGTCGTCAACACCGCGCTGCTGCTGCGCCGGCCCCTGCTGATCACCGGCCCGCCCGGCGTCGGCAAGTCCACCCTGGCCTACCTCATCTCCCGCGAACTCGGCCTCGGCCGGGTCCTGGAGTGGAACATCGTCAGCCGCACCACCCTGCGCGAGGGCCTCTACGCCCACGACGCCATGGGCCGCGCCCAGGCCATCGCCGCCTGGCGGGCCGGCCTGCGGCATGCCGCGTCCCTGGAACCGGACGACATCGATCCGGCTACGGACGTCAACACCGCGCTTCAGCAAAATCCGCGCCAACTACCCCCGTTTCTCGGTGACTTCATCACGCTGGGCCCCCTGGGGACCGCGCTGCTGCCCTACGATCGTCCCCGTGTGCTTCTCGTCGACGAGCTCGACAAGAGCGACATCGACCTGCCGAACGACCTGTTGCACGTCCTGGAGAACGGAAGCTATGAAGTCCCCGAGCTGGTACGCGACGCCGAGGACAGCGCGCGCGTCCACACCAGCGACCCCGGGGGCCGCGCCGAGGTGCGCGACGGGCGCATCGAGTGCCGGGAGTTCCCGGTCGTGGTGATCACCAGCAACGGAGAACGCGAATTCCCCGCGGCCTTCCGCCGGCGCTGCCTCCCGCTGGAGATGCGCACGCCCACCCGGGAGCAACTCCTGGCCATGGTCGAAGGGCACCTCGGAACCCGCCCGCAGGGCACCGAAGACCTCGTCGACCTGTTCGTTCAGCGGGTCCAGGCCGGCGGAACCCACTCCCTGGACCAGTTGCTCAACGCTGTCCAGATGACGACGGCGGGTGGTTTCCAGGCGGATGGTGACGGGCGTAAGCTCGTGGAAATGCTCCTGCGCGACCTCGCGAAGGGCCGCTGA
- a CDS encoding VMAP-C domain-containing protein, with protein sequence METHAGFGEPEGGSGRAEGLRLLLGLTNALCGLGCMEDAQGRLHFGVVLGGLLGRRIDLRGIKLREDVVLLTRAALNMPGGERVLVEVVRILEGELAGDELDQLLDQWLAPAPPPALQGPLSRDDEAGARALLAKGELPAARLRDALVEELNGLDLPTGLAPEQLLAHVLDWNVQPDGLPPAVLLIDHAALLAASPGHRTALSGWADDWARRAGLTGPVEERRKARGSAKSDPDIPRCLVVAVEPARDGSGEIVVRPWLNTVPGRWDPQPGEPATTTLDELGPAVQRALRQGARLWSAPREPDPGGRRQPPPYIEFVLPYELLNHDVAGLTFRIGDGQPLPLSLKYGVHLRSLERMRTDDALVRDQWQERWRTLNEHGVQVHGWREPDGGRIGAWQAGLAGEPRHTAVVLDAPSDVLALEALKAAIAEGVGLAIWDRRGAFREERREVVTALFAAAPTPARIPVAVHLLRRNAESEGRGPGELLGRHIGFFWDDPTRPVDFQPTDPGDLASEEASA encoded by the coding sequence AGGCTTACGGCTGCTGCTGGGGCTGACCAACGCCCTGTGCGGTCTGGGCTGCATGGAGGACGCGCAGGGGCGGCTGCACTTCGGTGTCGTCCTCGGAGGCCTGCTGGGGCGCCGGATCGACCTGCGCGGCATCAAGTTGCGCGAGGACGTGGTCCTGCTGACGCGCGCCGCGCTGAACATGCCGGGCGGGGAACGCGTACTGGTCGAGGTGGTGCGGATCCTCGAAGGCGAACTGGCGGGCGACGAACTCGATCAGCTGCTCGACCAGTGGCTCGCGCCCGCCCCGCCCCCTGCCCTCCAGGGGCCCCTCTCCCGCGACGACGAGGCCGGCGCCCGCGCCCTCCTCGCCAAGGGCGAACTCCCCGCCGCCCGGCTGCGCGACGCCCTGGTCGAGGAGCTCAACGGCCTCGACCTGCCCACCGGACTCGCCCCGGAGCAACTCCTCGCGCACGTCCTGGACTGGAACGTGCAGCCGGACGGACTGCCCCCCGCCGTCCTGCTGATCGACCACGCCGCCCTGCTCGCCGCCAGCCCGGGGCACCGCACCGCCCTGTCCGGCTGGGCCGACGACTGGGCCCGGCGCGCGGGCCTGACCGGGCCGGTGGAGGAACGCCGCAAGGCCCGCGGCTCGGCCAAGAGCGATCCGGACATCCCGCGCTGCCTGGTCGTCGCCGTCGAACCGGCACGGGACGGCTCCGGCGAGATCGTCGTCCGCCCCTGGCTCAACACCGTCCCCGGCCGCTGGGACCCACAGCCCGGCGAACCCGCCACGACCACCCTCGACGAGCTCGGCCCGGCCGTCCAGCGCGCGTTACGGCAGGGCGCCCGCCTCTGGTCGGCGCCCCGTGAACCCGACCCGGGCGGACGCCGGCAGCCACCGCCGTACATCGAGTTCGTCCTTCCGTACGAACTCCTCAACCACGATGTGGCCGGTCTGACCTTCCGGATCGGCGACGGGCAGCCGCTGCCGCTCAGCCTGAAGTACGGGGTGCATCTGCGCAGCCTGGAGCGGATGCGCACGGACGACGCCCTGGTCCGCGACCAGTGGCAGGAGCGTTGGCGAACCCTGAACGAGCACGGCGTCCAGGTGCACGGCTGGCGCGAACCGGACGGCGGCCGGATCGGCGCGTGGCAGGCCGGGCTCGCCGGGGAACCAAGACATACGGCGGTGGTGCTCGACGCCCCGTCCGACGTCCTGGCACTGGAGGCTCTCAAGGCCGCCATAGCGGAAGGGGTGGGGCTCGCGATCTGGGACCGCAGAGGTGCCTTCCGCGAGGAGCGCCGGGAAGTGGTGACCGCCCTGTTCGCCGCGGCGCCCACACCGGCGAGGATCCCGGTGGCCGTCCACCTCCTGCGCAGGAACGCCGAGAGCGAGGGCCGGGGCCCAGGCGAGCTGCTCGGCCGGCACATCGGCTTTTTCTGGGACGATCCGACGCGTCCCGTTGACTTCCAGCCCACCGACCCAGGCGATCTCGCCAGCGAGGAGGCATCCGCATGA